In a genomic window of Erigeron canadensis isolate Cc75 chromosome 5, C_canadensis_v1, whole genome shotgun sequence:
- the LOC122599533 gene encoding putative wall-associated receptor kinase-like 16 — translation MNEDKLPKKRTVAIKRIMLRGDEQGNKGFLAELELLSHCRNPNILRLLGCCVNGHERILVYEYASEGSLDSYLRSKEKRSDLTWDKRLKLCLSIANGLNYLHRADGDKKVIIHRDVKSDNILLDENLEVKIADFGLSIFHPTNHPEKTIHTNNLAGTSVYADPEYMKTGKLKIESDVYSFGVVLFEILSGKLAYDSFYTNQYEKGLAPVARDHFIKKTIMDLVDETLLKETHELSSTLRMGPDQRSLDTFCKIAYECLEETQAHRPKMKVIIEELEKALHFQENREDTLQIPLENIRFDGETFSDHKCRELSMVYNREGDNYENCCKAVAVKPLRRSGLEPGIWREFEIPFKHRHENIVGLVGYCKKTGETFIVYEYASNQSLDMHLENPELSWTKRLKICIDIANGLDFLHRSDVGPEVVIHRDMKSSNILLTADWKAKISGFEYSLIFPKNQEISYVVNPLKLRSRRAYRDPLYSTNVFLTKESDIYSFGVILFEVLCGKSACHWEGTGPAQNHWLHLEALPFNAYMMIEKNGQQLVRC, via the exons ATGAATGAAGATAAATTGCCTAAGAAGCGTACTGTAGCCATTAAACGCATTATGCTTAGAGGAGACGAGCAAGGGAATAAAGGGTTCCTAGCCGAACTAGAATTGCTTAGTCATTGTAGGAATCCCAACATACTCCGTCTTCTTGGATGTTGCGTTAATGGTCATGAAAGAATTCTTGTATATGAGTATGCTTCAGAGGGAAGTCTCGACAGTTATCTCAGAAGCAAAGAGAAAAGGAGTGATCTAACATGGGATAAGCGTTTAAAGCTGTGCCTCAGTATTGCAAACGGATTAAATTATCTCCATAGAGCCGACGGTGACAAAAAGGTTATAATACACCGCGATGTAAAGAGTGATAACATACTTTTGGATGAGAATTTGGAGGTAAAGATTGCTGATTTCGGCCTTTCTATATTCCACCCTACAAATCACCCGGAAAaaactatacatacaaataATTTGGCAGGGACAAGCGTGTATGCTGATCCAGAATACATGAAGACCGGTAAGTTGAAAATAGAATCCGATGTTTACTCTTTTGGGGTAGTTTTATTTGAAATCTTATCTGGGAAGTTGGCCTATGATTCATTTTACACCAACCAATATGAGAAGGGGCTTGCACCTGTGGCACGTGACCACTTTATTAAGAAAACAATAATGGATCTGGTGGATGAAACATTGTTGAAAGAAACTCATGAACTCAGTTCTACCCTAAGGATGGGACCAGATCAACGTTCTTTGGACACATTTTGTAAAATTGCGTATGAATGTTTGGAAGAAACTCAAGCCCATCGTCCAAAAATGAAAGTCATCATTGAGGAACTTGAGAAAGCATTACATTTTCAA GAAAATCGTGAAGACACGTTACAAATTCCACTAGAAAACATAAGATTTGACGGAGAAACCTTCAGTGATCACAAGTGCAGAGAGCTCTCGATGGTATACAATAGAGAAGGTGATAATTACGAAAATTGTTGTAAGGCGGTTGCTGTAAAGCCGTTGAGAAGATCTGGTCTAGAACCTGGTATTTGGAGAGAGTTTGAAATTCCTTTTAAGCATAGACATGAGAATATCGTCGGTCTTGTAGGTTATTGTAAGAAAACGGGTGAAACATTCATTGTCTATGAATATGCATCTAACCAAAGTCTCGACATGCATTTAGAGAATCCTGAACTTTCATGGACCAAACGACTTAAGATATGCATTGATATCGCAAATGGGTTAGATTTCCTTCACAGATCTGATGTAGGACCAGAGGTGGTGATACATAGAGACATGAAAAGCTCTAATATTCTACTAACAGCGGATTGGAAAGCCAAAATCAGTGGTTTTGAGTATTCTCTAATATTTCCAAAAAATCAGGAGATCAGCTATGTCGTCAACCCTCTTAAACTACGCTCACGTCGTGCCTACCGTGATCCACTGTACAGTACTAATGTTTTCTTAACCAAAGAGTCTGATATTTACTCATTTGGTGTGATATTGTTTGAAGTATTGTGCGGGAAATCAGCGTGTCATTGGGAAGGTACTGGTCCCGCTCA AAATCATTGGTTACATTTAGAGGCATTGCCGTTCAATGCTTACATGATGATAGAAAAGAACGGCCAACAGCTGGTGCGGTGTTAG
- the LOC122599534 gene encoding F-box protein At2g02240-like — MANWFREVVEVLDVEKLNIQIRKTTQLLLQGVNYSVNLVFKFCCPRKSHADRMYVNLKYKMGKQNLNAYFATWRKDGWMMIELCRFSNQKEETNVDVLLKSFSRCYCDSRAIYIEGIEFQAFHNVKQEEIGKPETIQQVSKSEMDESSSSMRIEVPAEHVLYDTSNKKLSLSSLSFQSRSKDQGIELLRQQVFRIKCNIGSQIWSPNTKVVCYLVFKLSESCSRLHCPVIVRDQSNWGSKETGILYFRSPSPWNLVATDQVPKMREDGWMEVIVAIFNSDCRFLNLKLSTYEGTMSGLIVRNLEFRPF; from the exons ATGGCAAACTG GTTCAGAGAAGTAGTAGAGGTATTAGATGTTGAAAAGCTAAATATCCAAATCAGGAAAACTACCCAGCTTTTACTTCAAGGCGTTAATTACAGCGTTAATcttgttttcaaattttgttgtCCAAGAAAATCTCATGCTGACCGGATGTATGTGAACCTAAAATACAAAATGGGTAAGCAAAACTTGAATGCATATTTTGCGACTTGGAGAAAAGACGGATGGATGATGATTGAGTTGTGCCGATTCTCCAATCAAAAGGAGGAAACAAATGTTGATGTATTACTGAAAAGCTTTTCACGATGCTATTGTGACAGTCGTGCCATCTATATTGAAGGCATTGAGTTCCAAGCCTTTCACAAT GTGAAACAAGAGGAAATTGGGAAGCCAGAAACAATCCAGCAAGTTTCAAAGTCGGAAATGGATGAG TCTTCGTCAAGTATGAGAATTGAGGTTCCTGCAGAGCATGTTCTGTATGACACTTCAAATAAGAAGCTTTCTTTATCAAGTCTCTCGTTCCAATCCAG ATCTAAAGACCAGGGAATTGAGCTTTTAAGACAGCAAGTATTTCGCATCAAGTGCAATATTGGAAGTCAAATATGGTCCCCGAATACAAAAGTCGTGTGTTACCTTGTATTCAAGCTTTCAGAAAGCTGTAGCAGGTTGCATTGCCCAGTAATAGTACGAGATCAATCCAACTGGGGAAGTAAAGAGACTGGAATTCTTTATTTCAGATCTCCAAGCCCATGGAATTTAGTTGCTACTGACCAAGTTCCAAAGATGAGAGAAGATGGATGGATGGAGGTTATAGTGGCAATATTCAACTCAGATTGTCGTTTTTTGAATTTGAAACTCAGCACTTATGAAGGAACTATGTCTGGCCTCATTGTGCGTAACCTTGAGTTTCGGCCATTTTAA
- the LOC122599530 gene encoding probable receptor-like protein kinase At5g59700 has protein sequence MSPSEIIRKTYHKKDSEALALLSPTLDPLRIPYEDILSATSNFANDKLIKRGEFSEVYRGKLLRSKEWIDVVIRSFRSASLGPERIDFLREIQQLSELNHTNALSFVGFCDEDGQKIMVCEYQHNGSLDKYISDPTALPWLKRLKICLGAARFFKYIHEDLQVLLHYDFCYEIKSSKILLDRDWEAKVFCFGFHLGYKVGFPHLRSRSRKDGSDDTKSHMSDVYSFGVLLFELVCGKKADVQECQSLARMGKLEEIINPDLRKQLHPISLSILSQLAYDCVLRRRDGPHMSKIVETLQQASGELPLKREYFVRSFILDLLYIYCLFNP, from the coding sequence ATGTCTCCTTCAGAGATTATTCGAAAGACATATCACAAAAAAGATTCAGAAGCTTTGGCTTTGTTAAGCCCGACACTTGATCCCTTACGAATACCATATGAAGATATACTATCCGCTACCAGCAACTTTGCAAATGACAAGTTGATAAAACGAGGCGAATTTTCAGAAGTTTACAGAGGAAAACTTTTGCGGTCTAAAGAATGGATCGATGTTGTCATACGGAGCTTTCGTTCTGCTTCATTGGGGCCGGAACGAATTGACTTCCTGAGAGAGATTCAGCAACTCTCCGAGCTTAACCATACAAATGCTTTGTCTTTTGTTGGCTTCTGTGATGAGGATGGTCAGAAAATAATGGTTTGCGAGTATCAACACAACGGAAGTCTGGACAAATATATAAGTGATCCAACGGCTCTCCCATGGTTGAAAAGACTGAAAATATGTCTAGGTGCCGcaagattttttaaatatattcatgAGGATCTCCAAGTTCTGTTACATTATGACTTTTGCTATGAAATCAAGAGCTCTAAAATCTTGTTAGATAGAGATTGGGAAGCCAAGGTATTTTGTTTTGGATTTCACTTGGGATATAAGGTGGGTTTTCCTCACTTAAGGAGTCGTTCACGCAAAGACGGATCAGATGATACTAAATCCCACATGTCTGATGTTTACTCTTTCGGAGTGTTATTGTTTGAACTCGTCTGCGGGAAGAAAGCAGATGTTCAAGAATGCCAATCTTTAGCTCGAATGGGAAAGCTAGAGGAGATTATCAATCCGGATCTAAGGAAACAACTGCATCCAATCTCATTGTCAATCTTGTCACAATTAGCTTATGATTGTGTGTTGAGACGAAGGGATGGCCCACACATGAGTAAGATTGTGGAAACACTTCAGCAAGCGTCGGGTGAATTGCCATTAAAACGGGAATATTTTGTAAGATCCTTCATACTCGATCTCCTTTATATCTACTGTCTTTTCAATCCATAA